ACTAAACAGCCATAATAGGATTATGGTTATTAATGGgttaattctttttattaatattaattggaCTTAATACACAgtccattgtatacattgtatacatatttcattgtctccctagcggtgctcttatatatattaagaatacataaaagaaagaggagaaagattttgtataaagagagagaaatttATTATTCATGTGTGTTTTTGCATGAGTCTTAGCTTCCTATTTATATGCATACAAAAAGATAACTTTTTTAACTTTATTAAatacattttcttttaaaaatgtaaGCCACCCATATTAAATAATGGTCATCTATCTCATTTAATTTTATCACAACAAAACTTAAGTTTTCTATCTTTTATTAAAAGTTGGTCATCTTAAATAAAAcgtgttaaaattattaaatattttacaagAAATTGCATATTTTGAAGTCGAAATATTTTTTCTAGCATATGTTTGGCCATTAAATCAATAATAATCGTCAATATAAAGTTATTAGTTTACAAAATTAGAATGATAGTAAgacaaacaaaatataattatattttttataatataaaatatcaaaatttataaaagtaagttttttatttattaaatattatattgtctaaaattaaaaatttaataattcttATAAATATGAAATAACTCTTATTTTTTGAGCTAACTTTTAAGATAAGTTAGGATCGCTTAATTTTTTATATGCTATCagagtaaaattaaaagttattattAAATCACCCCATATTACAACAAATTTTTAAacgatctttattttttaaactaatttttaaaacaaattatacCTACTTAATTTCTTATATCATCaatcacaatttaaaaaaataatcaatttagaAAGTAGCAGAAAGCTGCAAAGGTATCATTGAGACAAGTTGCAAGAATTCAACATGTTTGATTTTGACCCGGTTTGAATAAcagtttaattaagttattttttaaaaaatagtttaaataataaatatttatattaaaaataatttataaataaattattttgtatttaattttttaattttaaaaatatttattttacaaaaaaaattaaaaaaattttatttaaaaaaaattatttttttaattttttataaatattaaaataaattttttaaaaattataatttaattttaaaaattataccaaatattagtattataattttttataaattaaaaaataataataatttatgaatcTATGCAAAACGGGTCCTTTGTAATCTTCATTAAGAATAAGTAGTTATTCTAATACCGTAATTATCCTGACCCCACAGCCAAACAAGCCGTCAATCCAcatataaacaaaacaaaactcccctccaaaaaaaaaaaaaaatcgaaacgcGTTCTTCCTCCAAATCCGTCGTTTCAGGTTTTCTCAGAAACCCCTCCCCAAAAGAAACGCGCCGTTTCGTCTCAATTCAATTCTCTTCAAGCTCAGGTAAATTAACCTTCCCTCCAAGCATGTCCTTTTTCGATTCTAGAATTTATCTTCATCTTGAATGGGGCTTCTGATGTTTGTGAATGATGATCGTGTCGTACCTCAATAACCCCGTTGAAAGCTTACTATTTTCAGTCGGTTTTTAAAGTAAAGGTTTAAACTTGAAAAGCAAGTTCACTTTTAGTTGAGGGTGATGTGAAGCGGATAATCAGAATAATGGTAAATGAATGATGTCAAGATAATATATCTTTTCAATATTGATCAGTTTTATTCCGCTTCCCGTTAAATCATGTTGGGTGAGTAATTAACGTGAATAAGCAACCTTGTCACCTTGTATTGGAAGCTATTTGGTGGAAGcataaaaatgttttttattgtaAATTGGGAATTTGGTCACTTGAATGTTGCAAATTTAGAGTGATGGTATGTTGTCTCTCATGTCAATGACAATCATGTTATATGATTCAAATTACATGAGCTAACAGATTTAGCAATTTCTGAAGGTTGCTAGTTGTGATAGTGTATTAATGTGAAAATGGTTGTAGCTTCTAGTGTAAATATGCTTATGTTGGTTTCCATTAGTTTATCTGAAGCATCGAATTTGTCTTCTATTGTTTTCATGATGTATTATGGATTTAATATGCTGTTTTTGCTTCTTGGGAATTCCATTTTGTTGGATGTTATGCAGCATATACTGGGTTGGAAGGATGCAATCAGAATCAGATAAATGGGGATGGAAGCATGTCAGTGTTTTTGGTGGGTTTGATAAGGGAAGTGGTACAAAAAGATGGAAATGCAATCACTGCAATATAAGATACAATGGATCCTATTCTCGTGTTAGAGCTCATCTGCTTGGTTTTTCTGGTGTTGGAGTCAAAAGCTGTCCGGCTATAGATAATTCTTTGAAAGAATCATTTCAAATGTTAGAAGAAGAGAGGGTTTCCCGGAAAAAGAAGAGAGCTTCTATAACTGGTAAGTATAGCAAGCGTATTCGTACTCCTCGACCTAGTCTCACATGTGTCACCAAAGAAGATGTAGATGAAATGCTAGCAAGATTCTTCTTTGCTGATGGATTAAACATGAAGATTATTAACTCGCCTTATTTTCGTGAGATGATAAAAGCAGTTGCAGCTTTCGGCCCAGGCTATGAACCCATGTCAATACATGAGTTGTCTGGTTCCTTTTTgagtaaagaaaaagaaagaattgaGAAATATGTTGGTCTAGTTAGGGAATCTTGGCCGCATACAGGATGCACATTACTCTGCATTGGACGTTTACACAGTATGTCGGATAGTTTGCAGGTTAACATATTTGTATCTAGTCCAAGGGGACTCTCATTCTTGAAATCTGTAGATGTAGACAGTGTTGATGGAGCAGGAAACTCTGCTGTTAGTATTCTTAGAAACACAATTATGGATGTTGGACCTACAAATGTGGTTCAGATAATCTCATATCTTGGCCCTGCCAAAACTTATTCTGAAtcctataccttggccgaatttCCTCATATATTTTGGTCTCCTTGCTCTGCACATTCTATCCGCATTTTGATGGAAGATATAGCTGAATTGGATTGGCTAAGACCTGTTGTTTTGTGTGCTAAAGAAATTGACAAGTGCATAATTTCATTTCAGAATTTCGCTCCTTCTGTCTACGGTGAAAACTTGAAAGGGTCTTCCGACTCACTGACCGCTAGAATCGCACCCTCCTGTTACATTGTCCAAAAGATTCTTGAACTAAAGAAAGAATTTCAAGAAGTGATTGTGACTGAAGAGTGGAAGCAATGGAAACTTAGTATTCAACAAGATATTGGAAGCATTGAATCAACCATATTGGAGGAAGATTTCTGGAGCAGGGGTCATATGATGTTGCAAATATGTGAACCTTTTGTCAGATTGTTTTCCACACTTGATATCAACCGGTGCATCATGGGAGATGTCCACGAGTGGCGTGTTCAGGCTATCGAGGCTGTAAAGAGTAGAGGAATAATAGATGCTGGTGCACTCAATCAGCTAGAAGGGTTGATAGATAACCGGTGGGATGTGCTGTTTTCACCCCTTCATTCTGCAGGTTATATATTGAATCCGAAATACTTCGGCCGAGGTCAGGCCAAGGACAAAACCATAATGAGGGGTTGGAAAACAACATTGGAGAGATATGAGTGTGAAAGCGCTAGTCGAAGAGTTCTGCGGGAGCAGCTCAGCTCTTATTGGCGACTCGAAGGATCATTAGGAGAGGAAGATGCAGTGGACTGTAGAGATAAAATGGATCCGGTTGCTTGGTGGGAGAACTTTGGTTTTGAGATGCCACACTTACAAACACTTGCCATAAAAGTGCTGAGTCAGGTTTCCAGTGTTGCAATGTGTGAAGAGAGTTGGCAACATAATGGTGGTAATCCATGCCAAGAAACAGATGCTGGGTTGGAAGACCTTGTATATGTAAAGAACAATCTAAGACTCCAAAGTCATAAAATGGATTCTCATGCTACACATCTTAAAGACATGGTACCAAGTTCCCCTACAGAATTGAAGAGACAGGCAGTGCTTTCTAGTTCTGACAGATTGTGTTAGCCTATGATGTTACTTCTTCTTGTCACATTTATGTGGAAGCCTTGTAAATAATGCATAGACTCTGAACTTTTTTTGTAGTAAAAATTTCTGTTTGTGCTGGAAGAGGAGCAGCGGGAGTTCTTATGTCTAACAATTTTAGAGTGGGAAATAGGAATATCTTAGCTGATATTCATTGTGGTAAGATATCTTAGGCGATTAATCTTTGTACAAATTATATGCAAGTAACACTAATAAGCTTAGGTTAGAATCCTCCTAGCATCTTTACGTAATTGAATCATTTTTCTCTAACTAGCATTATTGTCTACAATCTACCTGATATGCACTTTTTTCTGGGAACTTTAGGGCCTTAGGATCTTCAAGGCAAGAAGCAGGTGTTTTGGGCCCGGCCCAGCCCAGCAGCCCCCGAAAGCttgaagatgaataaaaaaagaaacgGGGCATTCCGAGAATTGAACTCGGGACCTCTCGCACCCTAAGCGAGAATCATACCACTAGACCAAATGCCCTTTTTTGGGCAATGACTTTATAAAGTTTATTACCATTAGTCAATATACTTTTTGATACTATCATGGACGCAAACGAATATGCATAAGAAGATTATATCTTATATAGaaattacattattattattatcaatactTATACCAGTATCATACTCTTGCGTTCATTGCTTCGAAATCCCATGAAATCGTTAAAATTGGTCACCATCATCACATTGATTGAAAGGGCATGAGAGACTATATACTAAGAAATTCTTTGACAGTTTTATGATAACTTTTTTGTCTCCTTGTCTTAGATCTATGGAATATGGATTATATTAGTGGAAGGTAAAGTGTCCCAAACATAAATGACCAGTGTGTACCCTACCTAGCTATATTTTACAAATATCACTGTTACGTATGACCTAACTATTCCTATAATatacaaatttatattttatacagaCTCTTAATTACTCGAAGTCAATCCATAGGAAGGGCAAGTGGAATTATCAACAAAATGCATAGAAAAGTggaatgatatttaaaaaaaattgaaaatgatcttttaaaaagcaagaaaattaataAGGTGagaattagttattattaattttgtaacatataaattttattattttaatttaaaagtaattaaactttttatattttactttatcAACCTTCTTAGACAAATTTGATTAGGAAAAAACACAAATCAGAGAATGATATTATACACAAATTTATATATATCTACACAAGAGGTTTCTCTTTTGCTTTTGAATAGCAAAAAGGGACAAAGTAAAGACGTAAAGAAAAAACTCAAAAAAGTAAATGGGTCTGAAGATAGTGACTATATTACTATAATAAGTTATAAACCCCCTAACTACTTTAATTATAGTAGTGAGGAATGACTACCCAATAATAGCATAATTTAAATTCCTTTAGTTGGTAGATATATAAGAATTACAAAACAATAACTAacacttttaattaattaatttcgtaATGCAAGCGGATTCTAATTAATGATTTAATGTTACTACCCTATTAAGTCAGTTGTCACATTTTTTCTTCTTGGCCGACACATTGAATTGGTGATGatttgtggatttattttattttattttattttattttgaatcgaGTATAGCTGgcaagtggagccatggcagagACACCCAATTAAAATGAGGAGGGTAATTTTAGCGTTGCTCTTCTGGATTcacaaataaaaacaataattaaGGAAATAATGTCGGAAGATATTCAATTTCTTTCCAGAGAAGGTTATTATTTtgaggtttaattattttatggatctttaatctttgttttattaaatttttaattattttttattaaatttttatattatattaatttttataattaaatttttgttacattaaaaatattaaaattaataaaacattctattaaataaaataaatatatctaatatttaactaaatattttatataatttaacagaatattatgttaattttaatatttttatcataattgagatttaattataaaatttgatatagcataaaaatttaattaaaaaatataaaaatttaattaaaaatttgataaaattataaaaattatcagaataattaaattttatttaatttattttataataatttaattaatttacgtCCCAAAATCACACCCTACAACCACGAATTATATTGGCAAAGGATGAAAGTGACAAGACTTGATGTGCATATGATGTTCCTAAAGGACCCAACGTCTCTTAATAAGACCAAGTAGCATTTGTTTAAcaatatatacttaataataattattatcgaATTCGGGTAATTACAAATTGCATTGGTGATTATAATCACTAGTGTCTGCGCTGTCAATTTTTATTAGTGCTAGAAGTCTAGAAGATTGAGAACCATTTCCACCGACACTCTCATAAATGGTATCCAGGATGATTGATACACCAATTAGATTTAGAACCCACAAACTAAAGCTGCTCTTGGTGgggtatttttatttatatatataaaatcacaaatttcacatttttattaataaattattataacatGTTGATTCAGCATGTAtatcatatattatttattacaatattttttatgttaattaacTTTATTAATTTATACCGATACACAAATAAACAATGATAGAAGCAATACTAATAGGATTACAGGAAGCGATGCAATTTTTAATTGAAGAAGCCAACTTTAAAATAGAGGAGGTAACTGTGATGGTATCGTAAAAGAATATGgtagattaaattaaaagaagtaataaaactaacaaaagcCAAAGATTTTTAAGAAATAGAGTTATGAATAAGAgatatatttttaagaatttatctATCATGTATAAAGCTGAAAAAGATCTTATCAAAAAAATTAGGAGCATTGTGTAATGTATATATAAGTGTTATTGTTTCTTATGGGAATATCAAAGAGGATAATTAATATCTATTAAAATGTTTTCTCTTCCTCAGGAGTTGAGTAGATTAAAACGATAGGGAAAAAAAACTACAACAAAAGTCATTTTTACCGCTAAATTTTGAAcgacaataatataataattgttatatatcttatttaatttatatgttttgtggtaatatatatttattagtgttattatatattataatgagaattgtatattttttgtggttattaaaaaagttattattaataattggATAATTATTGTTAAAGTCTTTTAATGATAAAGTATAAGATAACTAATGTTTATTGGataaatatattagtgactatttttataaataattattaaaagtgattttttttaagtAGTGACAAAAATTTATTTTCCCCACGGGTGTACAGTAAAAGCAAAGTAACCAATATTTGGTTGGCTTGTTCCCTTGTTTGATCAATTATTATTAATCATCACTTGAACTTCTTTCATTTAAGGGGTGGTATGATGATCCGCTCTCATTTCTATTTTTAGTTGAAGATATTAGAGATAGGATTCATATCTATTTAGCTTAGCTTATAAGAGGATCCTTTGATAGAATGAATCGTCAATCTTTTGAGAGAGGGCATAATGCATTATGCatacaaaataatatatagattTATATTGAAGAGGTCGTTGGTTGGTTTAGTTAGCCATTGATGGCAGCCAGAAAAAGATTGGACTTTGGAGCGGTCTCTGCATACGTTATGATTTATATAAAGAATGAATCCAGGGTATATTCTAtatctataataattattttgggTGGTGGGTAAGTCCACTTATTTATTTTTGCTGAGATCACACTTTAGAGATTAACAAATTTGAGTAGTTGttgaaagtatatatatatatatatatatatatatatatatatatatatatatatatatatagag
This region of Arachis hypogaea cultivar Tifrunner chromosome 8, arahy.Tifrunner.gnm2.J5K5, whole genome shotgun sequence genomic DNA includes:
- the LOC112706868 gene encoding uncharacterized protein; the protein is MQSESDKWGWKHVSVFGGFDKGSGTKRWKCNHCNIRYNGSYSRVRAHLLGFSGVGVKSCPAIDNSLKESFQMLEEERVSRKKKRASITGKYSKRIRTPRPSLTCVTKEDVDEMLARFFFADGLNMKIINSPYFREMIKAVAAFGPGYEPMSIHELSGSFLSKEKERIEKYVGLVRESWPHTGCTLLCIGRLHSMSDSLQVNIFVSSPRGLSFLKSVDVDSVDGAGNSAVSILRNTIMDVGPTNVVQIISYLGPAKTYSESYTLAEFPHIFWSPCSAHSIRILMEDIAELDWLRPVVLCAKEIDKCIISFQNFAPSVYGENLKGSSDSLTARIAPSCYIVQKILELKKEFQEVIVTEEWKQWKLSIQQDIGSIESTILEEDFWSRGHMMLQICEPFVRLFSTLDINRCIMGDVHEWRVQAIEAVKSRGIIDAGALNQLEGLIDNRWDVLFSPLHSAGYILNPKYFGRGQAKDKTIMRGWKTTLERYECESASRRVLREQLSSYWRLEGSLGEEDAVDCRDKMDPVAWWENFGFEMPHLQTLAIKVLSQVSSVAMCEESWQHNGGNPCQETDAGLEDLVYVKNNLRLQSHKMDSHATHLKDMVPSSPTELKRQAVLSSSDRLC